The Anabaena sp. PCC 7108 region TTATCGTAACCAAATTACTTGGAAACGAACTAGCAGTCATAGTGATGCTAAAAAGTATGCCAGAGTTACAGATATCATTTTCTACTATGTAAAATCTAATCAATTTACATGGAATCCTCTAAAATTACCTTATACAGATGAATATATCAAGCAATATTACTGTAATATTGATAGCGACGGTAGAAGATTTCAATTTGGTGATTTAACAAATACAAAAACTAGTAGAGGTTATTTTTATAAACTTTTAGATTGCGATCCTCCTGGTAACGGTTGGAGAATGCCTGAATCTCGCGCTCAAGAGTGGTTGAATGAAGAACGTATAGCTATACCACCAACAGGTAAAACACCACGCTATAAACGTTATTTAGATGAAGTTGAAGGTAAAGTAATTCCTGATATTTGGGATGACATACCACCAATAAACTCTCAAGCTAAAGAAGCTTTAGGATATCCTACACAAAAACCACAATCATTACTTGAGCGTATTATTAAAATTAGTAGTAACAAAGATGATATTATTCTTGATCCCTTTTGTGGATGTGGGACAGCAATACACGCTGCGGAAAATTTAGAGAGAAATTGGATTGGTATTGATATTACTCATTTAGCAATTGCTTTAATCGAAAAACGATTAAGAGATGCTTTTCCTAACAAATTTATTGAAGATGAAAATAAAAATCAAAAATTAGTTCCGGGGATTAAATTTGAGGTAGAAGGTACACCTAAAGATTTAGAAGCAGCCGAAGATTTATTTGCAAGAGATCCCTATCAATTTCAATGGTGGGCTTGTTCTCTTGTTAATGCACAGCCTTACAAAGATAAAAAGAAAGGTGCAGATGGTGGTATTGATGGATTAATATTTTTTGAAGATGTCATAGATATTAAAAAATCAAATAAAACAGCCGTTAAAAAAATTATTGTGAGTGTTAAAGGAGGTAAAAATATCAACGCATCTATGATTAGAGATTTGCGCGGAACAATGGAGACAAATAAATCTGATATTGGTTTATTTGTTACTCTCACTCCTGCCACTCAACCAATGCTTAAAGAAGCAGCATCTTCCGGTTTTTATAAAGCCGGAAATGGGAGAAATTACGCGAAAGTACAAATTTTAACTATTGAAGAATTATTAACAGGACAGAAGCGACCAGAATTTTTTGATATGAAACAGGGAGAATTGACATTTAAGAAAGCGCAAAGGGAAAATCAGGATATAGGCGAACAGGGGGAATTGTTTTAGTATACTAATACCTACAAATAACTTAAACTACAATCTAATTTTCTCTACTTACAACATAGTGAAATGTTTTTAACGTTTGTGTGGCGTGTTGGATAAATACCGCAAAGGACAAAAAAAGTAATAGCGAAGCTGACTGAATGTATTTTGATTAAAAGCATCATAGAGTTATAATAAAATCACCACATCTGACTTTATCAGAGTAATTAAAAATTATGCTCAGTGGAATTAAACAAAAGGCTATTGTCGGTAAAGATGGCAAAATTGAACTATCTACCACTGAACTACCAGCAGGAACAGTTGTAGAAGTTATTATCCTAGTTGAATCACCTAGTGAAGAAGATGAAACTACCTATCTTCTCAAATCAGAAGTTAACAAAAAACATCTACTCAAAGCTATAGAAAATGTAGACAAAGGTAACTTAATTTATGTTGATTTAGATGAATATGAAAAAAGTAGCATTTGAACCAGAAGCTTTTGAACAATTAGGTGAGTGGGGAAAGGAAGATAAAAAAGTATTTAAAAAAATCCTAGAACTAATTAATCTGGGTAAACTGTAGGTACATCAGATAATAAGGGAAAAATCCGCTCAATTAATCTTAACTGTCTATCTGCATCTTTGGGTGTTAAACCAAATCCGTTTTTTGTAGCTGGCCTTGTAGCCACATTCCAAAACTCAGCACAATTCTGGGGAGTAGTTAACATTATATTCCCATCATTCTTCAGCTTTCTAACTGCATTTCTAATCACCGTATTTAATGGATCATTACGCTGCACAAGGCGCAATAAAATATTCGTATCTACTAAATATTTCACTGTTAAGGATGATCCTCATAAATACTTTCACGACTAACAGCATAATCTGAGAAAACAGGTGCATTTTTCCCAACACAAGCTGCAAAATCATCAGCTAATTCATCTAAAGTAGTTTCAAATTCTTCCTGATTTATCAGCAACTTCTCGAAACTTCCTTTACTTTTGCGCTGTGCTTCTTGAATAATTAACTGTTGTAAATATTCACTTGCTGAATTATAACCACCCTCAACAATTTGTTGATCAATAAAATTTTTCAGTGATTCAGGGACAGAAATATTAATATTGGTCATGGTGTTTAACTTAGGTTTAACTAGGTTACTTGTACATTAACATTTTACAGTTACAATAATAGGTAAAAGTTTCATTTTGTCATTGTGCGATTTGTAATGATAAAAAGAGCGCTGTTATTAACGGGACTTAGATAAAAAAAAGACTAAAAAAGGTGATGAGAAAAAAGTCACTTAGTGAACAGACGGTGCTTTAACTCCAACTCTTCCCTTACCCAGAAAAATCAATAAAGGTAGTGAACCAAGAAAAACAATCCCCACAAAGCGGAAAACGTCTGCATAAGATAGAATCGCAGCTTGGGTATTAACCAATTGAGAAAGTGAAGATATTGCTTGTTGGTGGGCAGTTGTAGCATCAGAACCCCCATTCTGGAACAGTCCTGTCAAGTCATTCAGTCTTTGACTCGTTTGTAGGTCATAAGGTGTCAGTTTTGCTAACAAAATTGCACGGTGAAAAGACTGCCGTTGACTCAATAGTGTAGTCAAAATCGCAATCCCGATACTTCCGCCCAATTGACGACTCAGGTTATAAAAGCCAGATCCTGCCGATACCTCTTCTTTGGGAAGAGAACCCAGAGAGGCTAAACTCAGGGGTAAGAACATCAAAACTGTCGTAGCCCCACGCCAAATCAGAGGCCAAAATAAATCCTGTGTCCCAGTTTGGGGAGTGATCTTCGCCAGATCAAACATCACAGTAGCAGTTCCCACCGCGCCTAAACCAATTAAGATCCGAGCATCTACCTTACTGGAGATTTTACCCAGTAGAATCATCATGATGGCTGACGCTAAAGCACCCGGAGCAAGTAACCATCCCGTTTGTGTTGCTGAAAAGTGTAGCACTCCTTGAGCAAACAAGGGTACAGCGAATAAAGCTCCGTATAGTCCCATTCCCAGAATTCCAGAGTACAGGCTGCCGGCTGCTAAAGATTTATGGCGGAGTACCCGCAGGTCAACCGCTGGCGCTTTCGTACTCAATTCTCGCCAAATAAACAGAATTAGCCCAAAGAAACCCGATATTGCCAGAGTCGTGATCAAACCTGATTCAAACCAGCCTTCCTTTTCCCCTTCCTCTAAAAATGCCTGTAAACTACCTACCGCAATACACAACAGCGCAATCCCTGCCCAGTCAACTTTCTGCTGGCTTTGGGAGAGTTTCTTGGAGTCCGGTCTGAGGAACACAAGTGCCATAATCACAGCTACAATCCCAATGGGCAAATTAATAAAGAAAATCCACCGCCACCCTAATGTATCAGTTAAATAGCCGCCCAGGGTTGGACCGATGGCAGGCCCGGCAATCACCCCAACTCCAAACACCGATTGCGCTACACCCTGTTCCGATGGCGGAAAGGTTTCAAACAGAATCGCTTGGGCTTTTGCCAACAGTCCACCGCCACACAAGCCCTGAAGAATGCGGGCAGCCACCAGCATCGGCAAGTTGATGGATAGACCACACAATACCGAGGCCACCGTGAAACCAATCATGGAAAAAACAAAGTAGGTTTTCTTGCCGAAGAAGTCACCCAACCAAGCGGAGAGAGGAATCAATACCACGTTAGCGATCGCATAACCAGTCACGACCCAACCAATTTCTGTGATAGTTGCGCCTAGTGTTGTCTGTATATCTACCAAGGCAACGTTAACAATGCTAGTATCAATTACCTCTAAAATCGCCCCTAAAGATGCCGTCAGAGCGATCGCCCATTTGAGTGATCCCTGCACATACCCGGCGGCATCGTAGGGAGATTGTTTTAATCGTGATGAGGAATTACGGTTTGTAGACATTGTGGATTTACGTAGAGATAAATAAGCTGTTAAGCACCTAAATTTGATCATCCTAAAATTGTTAAATCTTGTGGGGTGGGCATCTTGCCCGCCAGACTTATACAAATTAAATGCACAACAGCTTAACCGGATTAGTATTATCTGGGCGTTGATGCCACTTGATCACTGGTGGTTATATTCACCGTGACCTTAACGCTTAATCCCGGTCTGAGCTTGTGTTGCGGGTCGGTGCTGGGATCAAATACCAGTCGAATAGGAACCCATTGCACAACCTTGTTGTAGTTGCCAGTGGCGTTATCAGGTGGAATCAAGGCAAAACTAGCTCCCGTTGCCGGACTGATACCTGCGATGGTGGCGTGGAAGGTTTCACCCGGATAAGCATCAACTTCCACCTCGGCTTTCTCACCAATTTGCAACTTGCCCAAGGCTGTCTCTTTAAAGTTGGCATCCACATAGACAGCATTAGTTTGCAGTGATACCACTGATAACAAAGGCTGTCCAGTTAGCACTTTTTGTCCTACCTGAGCAGTGAGTTGTCCCACATATCCGCTAATAGGTGCTTTCATCACCGTATAGTTCAACTGCTGCCGAGCCAGTTCTAGTGTGGCTTGAGCCTGTTTAAGTTGCGCCAGAGCTTGCTCCTGCTGATCCTTCTGTACGGTTACAGTCTGCCCAAATACAGACTTTTCAGCCACTTGCCCTTGAGCCGTTGCCACTTCTGCTCGTGCGCTTTGCTGTTGAGCTTGAGCATTTTTCACTTCTGCCTGAGATTGAGTAACCGTCTTTTTTGCTGCTGTCAATTCAGCTTGAGCATTCTCATAGGCTGCGCGAGCGGTATCTAATTGTTGCGCCGAAATTGCCCCTTCTCGATATAGTTGTTCATAGCGATGAAAATCAGCCTGTGTTCTGTTCACGGCTGTTTGTGCCTGAGTAACACCTGCCTGGTTGGTTTCAACCTTTGCTAAGGCTTGATTGATATTTGCTTGGGCTGCACTCACCGCCGAGGCTTTCGCGGCTAAATTTGACTGAGCCTGTTGCACCTGGGTAGGATTGGTTTGGCTGGTGATACTTACGGTATCTTTAGCCTCTTTTAATTGGGCTTGAGCCTCAGCCATTGCTGCTTCTGCTTGTTGCACTTTCAGGTTCAAATCTTGATCTTCCAGAATCAACAAGGATTGACCCGCTTTTACGTAATCGCCATCTTTGACCAATATCTGCTGTACTGTAGCTGGAATTTTGGCAGAAAGAGGAGACAGGTGTCCTTTAATCTGAGCATTTTCGGTGGAAACATGGGTATTTTGAAATTGCCACCACCGCACCCCGAAATTTGCTCCAACTGCAAGGGCAATTACACCAATCACCAGCAACAGTCCTCGACCGTATTTTTTACGGACTGTCTGCTGTTTTCCCCGTTCTTCCTTCACTTCATCCTTGACTATTTCATCAGTTGTTGCCTGACTATGGGATGAATCTTTATGGTGATGATTATCCTGTTCTAATTCGCCCAAAGTTAATTGGGATGTTTTCGCGGTGTTACCATTGGATGAATGGTGATTCCGTTGTCCGTTCTGACTTTCATTTGCATAACCTCTTTGTTGCTCATTCTGCTGGTTTTGAAACTCTGATTCTTCCAGTTTTATTTTGTGGAGAGCATGAATATCAATCGCATCAGGTTTGGTGATATGGTTTTGAATTGGGGGTCGCTTCATATATGTCTCAACTTAATTCAATTGCAATGGGATAAAGGAATTTCAATAGCGAAGGGGCAAACTAGCCATTTCTCTAGAACAGCACCTCTAGAGCAAGACTAGACTGCAAATAAATTTATTTACATTGAAGACAAAGTGCGGCTAGGAATAGACAATGTTGTCCCAATTCCTCGCACAAATAAGTCCACACAGCTTTCGATGTATTGCTCTCGGCTATAACCCCGTTCAACAAGGGAAACATAGCGGCGAATCATTCCCGATAGAAGTATGCCAGTGAACTGATCTACGGCTAGAGGCAGATCAACATCTGGACGGACGCTGCCTTTTTCAATACAGGTGTCTAGATAGGCAATTAGCTTTTCACGCAATGGTAGAAATGATTGCTGTAGAACCTCAACAGCTTCTGTGGGATGCCTCTGAGCTTCCCCAATAAACATCCGAAAGAGGGATTGATTCTCCTCCAGCATCTCATCGTAAAGCTGTGCATAATGCAGCAGATCCCTGTAGAGGTCATGAGTCCACTCCGCTTGGTGGGTAAGCACCTCAGTCAGTAATGCTGTAATGTGTTGAGCCACTGCTCTTAAAAGTTGCTCTTTGCTTTGAAAATGCCGGAATAAGGTAACTTCACTGACATCCGCCAGACGAGCAATCTCACGGGTTGTTGCCCCAACGTAGCCTTCCGTAGAAAATACTTCAATAGCGGCTTTCAATAGGCGATCTCGCGTTGCGGCTGTTCCTCGACTCGTTCGACTCATTATCCTTAATGTAAGTTAGTACTTACATAGTATAGCCTACCAAACTTATTTTGTTTTTAGACAAGTTGATAAAAGTCGCATGGTTTTGTATCCAAGTCAGGAAGTCACTCTTTTGGCTTAGGCATTCAAATATAAGGTGCGTGATATTTGAAATCTCAGGCTACGCAAACATAGCTATATCTCATATCAAAATTTATGATCAAACACGCTTAAACATGAATTGAAAGAATTTTGATTAATTATGTTTAATTCAATCAGCAAAATTGGCGTATTTTTGGACTAAGTTATGGAATATAGATAAATCCTCCACTTTTAGGAGAACTAGCTGCACCAATCTAAATCAATGCCCATAGCAGGTTAAACTAGGTCTGGTGACAGCCGCTCCACCGTTCCTTATGAGGCTTTTATGGGAGCTAATCTGAAACAGATAGCCAATTACTTAGACAACCTTGGCTGGGAATACCGTTTTGATGATGATGAAGACAGGATTATTACAGGTGTAGAAGCTGAAAACCTAGAAGATTTTCTGATAGTTGTCCAGTTGGATGAACAGGGAAAATTTTTCCGAGTTTTTGCACCTCAAGTTCTGGCTGGAGTTAAAGAGCATCCTCACAAAGCATCTATCCTCCAGACAATGCTGGCCATTTCTTGGGAAACCAAAATGCTGCAATGGGAGTATGATCCATCCGACGGAGAAATTCGCGCCATTATTGAGTTTCCCCTAGAAGACTCAATTCTCACAGAAAGACAATTTCACCGTTGTTTGAGTGGATTAATTCAGATTGTTGACAGCATAGCCTTACCCCGCCTACAACAGGTGATGGTAACAGGTAAAGACCCAGGTAATATAGAACTCGGTGAAAGACTGTTACTCAGTATTCAGGAAGAAGCCCCCGGATTACTGGATTTGCTAGAAAAGGCAATGGAAGCTCGGAAAAAACGGGGAAGTTTTCCGAATGAGTGAGGCGGATTATCACTGAAATAGCTATACTCCAAAGTGATACCCTCACTATATACTAAAATTTTTTAGGGCTGGATTTTATGACATCCTATGCAACCTCCTCAGCCAAAGCGGAAATGAGTGAACTCCGTCGGTTGAAAAGCTTACTACCACCAGAATTACAAAGTTGGGTCACGGTTGAAGGCACAACTGAGGTTAATCCACCCCTGGTCCGCTGCGAAGAAATTGGTAAAGACCAAGTAGAAATTCAAATCGACTTGGTGAAATGGGATGCTTTAGCAATGGATCAGCGTAATCTCCTGTTCTGGCACGAAGTGGCTCGCGTTCAAAATGATACAATTCCCAAAGATGGTTGGGAAATGGCAGCACTGGCGATTGGATTAGGTGGTGCTGTGGGTGAATTATGGGTACAAGATGGATTGCTGCTGGTGTTAGCTTTGGCGCTGTGTGGCGTTTCTGGTTGGCGACTCTATCAAAAAAATAACGGAGACAAGCAACTCAAAGAAATACTCGATGCAGACGAAAAAGCGATCGCACTAGCAACTCGTTTTGGTTACAGTCTCCCCAACGCCTACAAGAGTTTAGGTAGTGCTTTGAAAACCTTAGTTGAAAACACTCCTAGCAAGCGTCAGCGTTCTCGATATGAAGCCAGATTATCTGCCCTTAAACGCAGCGCCAACAAAGCCAAAACCAAATCTAGATCCACAGATGAGACTGGTATCTAGAACCTAGAAACTAAGTGGGTTTGGTGACACCCAACCCACAAAAAAGTAGATGAATATTTGAATTTGGTCTTTCATGGCATTGAAAATAGTTACCCGTCTTGAGTCGGCAACCTTGTCGCTGTCGAAGCTTCATCATGTATTCTTTCAAAAAAATTTTGTTTTTTTGCTTCTTAACAGCATTATCAATAAGCATAATTGTATGCGCTCCTATCAAAGGCTCAACACAACAAATAATAAGTAAAGCATTTCCACCCGAAAAACAATATCAAAAACAACATCTTGTGGTGGGAAGTGAACTTGACTATCCTCCCTACGCTCTAGTTAATTCTCAGGGTAAAGCTGACGGATTTAGTGTTGATCTGATCAAGGCAGTTGCTGAAGTGATGGATCTAGAACTGGAATTTAAAGTCAAACCTTGGAACGAAATTCGCACCAACTTAGAAAAGGGAGAAATTGATGTTTTACCATTAGTCTCTTATAACCCAGAACGCGCTCGTGTATTCGATTTTTCTGCACCTCATACTATCGCGTATGCAGCAGCTTTTGCTCGCAAAGGAAGCCCCAGAATTAATTCGATTGATGACTTACGAGATCAAAAAATTATTGTCATGAAATCCGATTGGACTCATGACTATTTACACAGAAAAAATATATCTCCAAACTTAATTCTGGTAAAAGATTTGGCTGATGCACTCCGTCTGCTGGCTTCAGGAAAATACGATTATGTCTTTGCTCCCATGCTTCCTGGCTTACTTTTAGTCAAACAACTGCACTTATCTAATATAGGAGTAGCTGGTAAACCTATTCAGGTAGAGAATAATGATTTTTCATTTGCAGTGAAAAAAGGTAATACTAAATTACTTTTTATTCTGAATCAGGGACTGCAAATTATCAAAACTAATGGTAAGTATGATCAAATCTACGATAAATGGTTTGGTGAAGTAGCTCCCAGAGGTATGGATCAAGAAGAAGTTATTAAATTAATTAGAAATATTGGAATTGCATCTGCTGTGCTTGCTTTTGGTATTCTGGCATGGTCCTTTTCACTAAAAAGAAAAGTTTATTTTCGTACCCTAGAATTAGAAAAACAAATAGCTCAACGCATAAAAGTAGAAATGGAACTCCGTCAAACCCTGCAAATCAAGGATGAATTAGCCAAAACTGCTACAGCGCAAGCAACTCAAATCGAACAAGCTATGAAAGAGCTAAGGCAGACCCAATCTCAACTGATTCACACAGAAAAAATGTTAAGTTTAGGGCAACTTGTTGGCGGACTTGCCCATGAAATTAATAATCCTATTAGTTTTATATATGGTAATTTATCACATCTACGAAATTATCATCAAAATTTAGTTAGATTGATTCAATCTTATCAGCAATATTACCCTGATCCACCAGAATGGTTGCAAAAAGATTTGGAAGAAATAG contains the following coding sequences:
- a CDS encoding DHA2 family efflux MFS transporter permease subunit; its protein translation is MSTNRNSSSRLKQSPYDAAGYVQGSLKWAIALTASLGAILEVIDTSIVNVALVDIQTTLGATITEIGWVVTGYAIANVVLIPLSAWLGDFFGKKTYFVFSMIGFTVASVLCGLSINLPMLVAARILQGLCGGGLLAKAQAILFETFPPSEQGVAQSVFGVGVIAGPAIGPTLGGYLTDTLGWRWIFFINLPIGIVAVIMALVFLRPDSKKLSQSQQKVDWAGIALLCIAVGSLQAFLEEGEKEGWFESGLITTLAISGFFGLILFIWRELSTKAPAVDLRVLRHKSLAAGSLYSGILGMGLYGALFAVPLFAQGVLHFSATQTGWLLAPGALASAIMMILLGKISSKVDARILIGLGAVGTATVMFDLAKITPQTGTQDLFWPLIWRGATTVLMFLPLSLASLGSLPKEEVSAGSGFYNLSRQLGGSIGIAILTTLLSQRQSFHRAILLAKLTPYDLQTSQRLNDLTGLFQNGGSDATTAHQQAISSLSQLVNTQAAILSYADVFRFVGIVFLGSLPLLIFLGKGRVGVKAPSVH
- a CDS encoding DUF3318 domain-containing protein, whose translation is MTSYATSSAKAEMSELRRLKSLLPPELQSWVTVEGTTEVNPPLVRCEEIGKDQVEIQIDLVKWDALAMDQRNLLFWHEVARVQNDTIPKDGWEMAALAIGLGGAVGELWVQDGLLLVLALALCGVSGWRLYQKNNGDKQLKEILDADEKAIALATRFGYSLPNAYKSLGSALKTLVENTPSKRQRSRYEARLSALKRSANKAKTKSRSTDETGI
- a CDS encoding HlyD family secretion protein, with the translated sequence MKRPPIQNHITKPDAIDIHALHKIKLEESEFQNQQNEQQRGYANESQNGQRNHHSSNGNTAKTSQLTLGELEQDNHHHKDSSHSQATTDEIVKDEVKEERGKQQTVRKKYGRGLLLVIGVIALAVGANFGVRWWQFQNTHVSTENAQIKGHLSPLSAKIPATVQQILVKDGDYVKAGQSLLILEDQDLNLKVQQAEAAMAEAQAQLKEAKDTVSITSQTNPTQVQQAQSNLAAKASAVSAAQANINQALAKVETNQAGVTQAQTAVNRTQADFHRYEQLYREGAISAQQLDTARAAYENAQAELTAAKKTVTQSQAEVKNAQAQQQSARAEVATAQGQVAEKSVFGQTVTVQKDQQEQALAQLKQAQATLELARQQLNYTVMKAPISGYVGQLTAQVGQKVLTGQPLLSVVSLQTNAVYVDANFKETALGKLQIGEKAEVEVDAYPGETFHATIAGISPATGASFALIPPDNATGNYNKVVQWVPIRLVFDPSTDPQHKLRPGLSVKVTVNITTSDQVASTPR
- a CDS encoding transporter substrate-binding domain-containing protein, which codes for MYSFKKILFFCFLTALSISIIVCAPIKGSTQQIISKAFPPEKQYQKQHLVVGSELDYPPYALVNSQGKADGFSVDLIKAVAEVMDLELEFKVKPWNEIRTNLEKGEIDVLPLVSYNPERARVFDFSAPHTIAYAAAFARKGSPRINSIDDLRDQKIIVMKSDWTHDYLHRKNISPNLILVKDLADALRLLASGKYDYVFAPMLPGLLLVKQLHLSNIGVAGKPIQVENNDFSFAVKKGNTKLLFILNQGLQIIKTNGKYDQIYDKWFGEVAPRGMDQEEVIKLIRNIGIASAVLAFGILAWSFSLKRKVYFRTLELEKQIAQRIKVEMELRQTLQIKDELAKTATAQATQIEQAMKELRQTQSQLIHTEKMLSLGQLVGGLAHEINNPISFIYGNLSHLRNYHQNLVRLIQSYQQYYPDPPEWLQKDLEEIELDFVIEDGNKILKSMELGSERIRDIVLSLRNFSRLNEAEVKQVDIHKGIDSTLVILQNSLRIKPNYPEIKVIKNYGQIPPVECYPGQLNQVYLNLLTNAIYALEEKFKQEELTIKNQNNLDGKLDNYHIWINTELVNNNLVKINIADNGCGISEEVHKHIFDPFFTTKPVGKGTGLGLSISYQIVTVKHGGKLWCNSTPGKGTQFVIEIPMHL
- a CDS encoding DNA methyltransferase, whose translation is MKRLYYGDNLQVLRKNIPDEYIDLIYLDPPFNSKANYNILFKNTTGENSEAQITAFEDTWTWGIESERFLDEIKDKKGELYQLLDLLVRTLGKNSLSAYLVMMTIRLIELYRVLKYTGSLYLHCDSTASHYLKMILDLIFDVRNYRNQITWKRTSSHSDAKKYARVTDIIFYYVKSNQFTWNPLKLPYTDEYIKQYYCNIDSDGRRFQFGDLTNTKTSRGYFYKLLDCDPPGNGWRMPESRAQEWLNEERIAIPPTGKTPRYKRYLDEVEGKVIPDIWDDIPPINSQAKEALGYPTQKPQSLLERIIKISSNKDDIILDPFCGCGTAIHAAENLERNWIGIDITHLAIALIEKRLRDAFPNKFIEDENKNQKLVPGIKFEVEGTPKDLEAAEDLFARDPYQFQWWACSLVNAQPYKDKKKGADGGIDGLIFFEDVIDIKKSNKTAVKKIIVSVKGGKNINASMIRDLRGTMETNKSDIGLFVTLTPATQPMLKEAASSGFYKAGNGRNYAKVQILTIEELLTGQKRPEFFDMKQGELTFKKAQRENQDIGEQGELF
- a CDS encoding TetR/AcrR family transcriptional regulator, encoding MSRTSRGTAATRDRLLKAAIEVFSTEGYVGATTREIARLADVSEVTLFRHFQSKEQLLRAVAQHITALLTEVLTHQAEWTHDLYRDLLHYAQLYDEMLEENQSLFRMFIGEAQRHPTEAVEVLQQSFLPLREKLIAYLDTCIEKGSVRPDVDLPLAVDQFTGILLSGMIRRYVSLVERGYSREQYIESCVDLFVRGIGTTLSIPSRTLSSM